One part of the Solea solea chromosome 1, fSolSol10.1, whole genome shotgun sequence genome encodes these proteins:
- the adgrg2a gene encoding adhesion G-protein coupled receptor G2 gives MASPNYTTGNNTTATTNNYTTGNNTTAATNNYTTSSPNYTTMNHTTADTNSYTTAYPNYTTENNITAATNNYTTAINSYTTASPNYTTGNNTTATTNNYTTVYTNFTTGNNTTAATNNYTTASANYTPGNNTTAATNKSITASPNYTTGNNTTAASSNYTTASPSDTTVNNTTAATSNSTTASPTYITKNNVTTASQNYTTSTNYMRNNNVTTAAHNFTTSSPNDMTENNTTATTNNYTMVSPTYMTDNNVTTAIKNYTTISTNYITNNNVTTVANNYTTPSNSNTTGHNIPTVTSNYSTATNNYTATSANYITENNVTAATNRNTTVTNNHTTATNNYTSVSPNYTTVNNLTTVSNNHTMVENTTITVTAASTRTTQQNTTALYKNTTVSTVSLANVTVNNATTYMTYVGNNTTKPTTAPLNNQTTNHTTPSGTHSATTSTNNDTSATTAASGNVTSGVSFNQSTTTSRLSTNSTLATTDPRVNFTSTAANASATTATTTITTTTTNGPPGPDMNTTAAEVSATTGATATTTRTTATRSPETSTTSAITATTNRTTTTRSPEASTTSTITTKTTATVIGTGTSVTTVAETTLSQKELETLADELMDQTQDVSQLTSSRMADLVWDLEKLIEGPTISQSVGQKILNIISNLLEGDPAVLSSFANRLIEIVDIVGVKLVVSGAKASGVRASGDRVVLSTESLVLAVMTVDTTNFPATSVDIFDTDNVQLHDHSRSRVKRSDSPALGSVYLPSTLTSGLSPEQQKKASRVQFTFYTKNTLFQDESLENTTLVGPVLGSSVYNLSISNLSEDVQFTIRNIDPVPENYSASCVFWDFSLNGDKGGWSAAGCFVVSDTAEETVCSCNHLTSFAILLDLPREGILSREHAQILTFITYIGCGISAIFLAFTLLTYLLFDKLLRDIPSKILVQLCMSHLLLNLVFLLDGWLALYPAVGLCISTAFFLHYFLLTTFTWTGLEAVHMYLTIVQVFTPYMSRYMLKFSLMGWGIPLLIVIIIIAVNKDNYGVVTYGRYTDGTSDDFCWLRNDIVFYVGVVAYFLLIFVVCFVVFVVVMVQLHRIKRQNPHNQPANRGLLADVRSVTGLVVLLGLTWGFALFAWGPAYIAFVYLFTIFNSFQGFLIFVFHCAMKESVRRQWRTYLCCGRLRLAENSDWSRTATQNHRNVSLTTVITSAAFSTSRSSSVTTNSSGSVFADSGISEGSNSDVVQNELHRRTLSEESEE, from the exons ATGGcatctcccaattacacaacagggaacaacacaactgcaaccaccaacaattacacaacagggaacaacacaactgctgccaccaacaattacacaacatcctctcccaattacacaacaatgAACCACACAACTGCTGACACCAACAGTTACACAACAGCTtatcccaattacacaacagagaacaacataactgcagccaccaacaattacacaacagccatAAACAGTTACActacagcctctcccaattacacaaccgGGAACAACACAACGGCAaccaccaacaattacacaactGTCTACACCAACTTCACAACAGgtaacaacacaactgcagccaccaacaattacacaacagcctctgcCAATTACACaccagggaacaacacaactgctgcaactaacaaatccataacagcctctcccaattacacaacagggaacaacacaactgcagcctccagcaattacacaacagcctctcccagtGACACAACAGttaacaacacaactgcagccaccagcaattccacaacagcctctcccacttacataacaaaaaacaatgtaacTACAGCCAGTCAAAATTACACCACTTCTACCAATTACATGCGAAACAACAACGTGACTACAGCTGCCCACAATTTCACAACATCCTCACCCAATGACATGACagagaacaacacaactgcaaccaccaacaattacacaatgGTCTCTCCCACTTACATGACAGATAACAATGTAACTACAGCCATTAAAAATTACACCACAATATCTACCAATTACATAACAAACAACAATGTGACTACAGTTgccaacaattacacaacaccCTCTAACAGTAACACGACAGGACATAATATACCCACAGTCACCAGTAATTACTCAACAGCCACAAACAATTACACAGCCACTTCAGCCAATTACATAACAGAGAACAATGTaactgcagccaccaacaggAACACAACCGTCACAAATAATCACACAACAGCCACAAACAACTACACATCAgtctctcccaattacacaacagtgaACAATTTAACTACAGTTTCTAACAACCACACAATGGTTGAGAATACGACAATTACAGTAACTGCTGCATCCACCAggacaacacaacagaacacaacagctctttacaaaaacacaactgtgtcTACTGTCTCTTTGGCCAATGTAACTGTAAATAATGCAACAACATACATGACTTATGTTGGCAACAACACCACAAAACCCACAACAGCCCCGCTAAACAACCAAACCACAAATCACACTACTCCTAGTGGGACCCACAGTGCCACAACATCCACCAACAATGACACCAGTGCCACCACGGCTGCCAGTGGCAATGTAACGTCTGGAGTCAGCTTCAACCAGAGTACAACCACAAGCAGATTATCCACCAACTCCACTCTTGCGACAACCGACCCGAGAGTTAATTTTACATCTACAGCCGCTAATGCTTCTGCTACAACCGCAACCACCACTATTACCACTACTACAACAAATGGTCCACCTGGACCTGATATGAACACCACTGCTGCTGAGGTGTCCGCAACAACCGGCGCAACTGCTACCACCACCAGGACAACTGCAACCAGGTCTCCTGAGACATCCACAACATCTGCAATAACAGCTACCACCAACAGGACAACTACAACCAGGTCTCCTGAGGCATCCACAACATCTACGATCACTACGAAAACCACAGCAACAGTGATCG GCACAGGGACTTCTGTTACAACAGTTGCAGAGACAACTTTATCCCAAAAGGAACTAGAAACGCTAGCAGATGAGCTGATGGACCAAACACAGGACGTGTCACAGCTGACCTCCTCTCGG ATGGCGGATTTGGTCTGGGATTTGGAGAAGCTAATAGAGGGCCCCACTATCTCTCAGTCAGTGGGACAAAAAATCCTCAACATTATCAGCAACCTATTGGAAGGAGACCCAGCAGTTCTTTCTTCCTTTGCTAACAG ACTGATTGAAATAGTGGATATTGTGGGTGTGAAGCTGGTTGTATCTGGAGCCAAAGCCTCTGGAGTCAGAGCATCTGGAGACAGAGTGGTCCTCTCTACAGAGTCACTGGTTCTGGCCGTCATGACAGTGGACACTACCAATTTTCCAGCAACATCTGTCGACATCTTCGACACCGATAATGTCCAG ctCCATGATCACAGCAGGAGCCGGGTCAAGAGGTCAGATTCTCCTGCTCTGGGGTCCGTGTACTTGCCGTCCACCCTTACCTCAGGTCTTAGTCCTGAGCAGCAAAAAAAGGCCAGCAGGGTCCAGTTCACTTTCTACACCAAAAATACCCTTTTCCAG GATGAATCGCTGGAGAACACGACCCTTGTCGGTCCGGTTCTGGGCTCCAGTGTCTACAATTTGTCGATAAGCAACTTGTCTGAGGACGTACAGTTTACCATCCGGAACATCGACCCAGTACCG gaaaacTACTCGGCCTCCTGCGTGTTTTGGGACTTCTCTCTGAACG GTGACAAAGGAGGCTGGAGCGCCGCCGGGTGCTTTGTTGTCAGCGACACAGCGGAGGAAACCGTCTGCAGCTGCAACCACCTGACTTCATTTGCAATATTGCTG GATTTACCCAGAGAAGGAATCCTTAGCCGCGAGCATGCACAAATCCTCACTTTCATCACCTACATCGGCTGTGGAATCTCCGCCATTTTTCTCGCCTTCACTTTGCTGACGTACCTTCTATTTGA TAAATTGCTCCGGGACATTCCGTCCAAGATCCTGGTCCAGCTCTGTATGTCCCACTTACTCCTCAACCTCGTCTTCTTACTGGACGGCTGGCTGGCGCTGTACCCTGCGGTCGGACTGTGCATAAGCACCGCCTTCTTTCTGCACTACTTCCTGCTGACGACGTTCACCTGGACGGGACTGGAGGCGGTGCACATGTACCTGACCATCGTCCAAGTCTTCACACCTTACATGAGCAGATACATGCTCAAGTTCTCGCTGATGGGCTGGG GTATTCCTCTCCTCATTGTGATCATCATAATAGCCGTTAATAAAGACAACTACGGTGTGGTCACATATGGACGATACACAGATGGCACCTCAGATGACTT CTGCTGGCTGCGCAACGACATCGTCTTCTATGTGGGCGTGGTGGCGTACTTCCTCCTGATCTTTGTCGTGTGCTTCGTGGTCTTCGTCGTCGTCATGGTCCAGTTGCACCGAATCAAGAGGCAGAACCCTCACAACCAGCCGGCGAACCGGGGTCTGCTGGCCGACGTGCGCAGCGTCACCGGCCTCGTGGTTCTGCTCGGCCTCACGTGGGGCTTCGCCCTCTTCGCCTGGGGACCCGCCTACATCGCCTTCGTTTACCTCTTCACCATTTTCAACTCTTTTCAAG GTTTCCTGATCTTTGTCTTCCACTGTGCAATGAAGGAGTCGGTGCGCAGGCAGTGGAGGACTTACCTCTGCTGTGGGAGACTGCGATTGGCTGAAAACTCAG ACTGGAGTCGAACGGCTACGCAAAACCATAGGAACGTGTCTCTGACCACGGTGATCACCTCAGCTGCTTTCTCCACCTCCCGAAGCTCCTCCGTCACCACCAACTCCAGTG GCTCAGTGTTTGCAGACAGCGGCATCTCCGAGGGCTCCAATAGCGACGTCGTCCAGAACGAGCTCCACAGACGAACTCTGTCAGAGGAGAGCGAGGAGTGA